A window from Triticum aestivum cultivar Chinese Spring chromosome 6D, IWGSC CS RefSeq v2.1, whole genome shotgun sequence encodes these proteins:
- the LOC123141109 gene encoding endoglucanase 11-like, which translates to MSDGSAANVDLTGGYYDGGNNVKFNFPMAFTATMLSWSIIEYGGRMDGRVHDARAAVRWATDYLLKAARTTPGKLYVGVGDADADHRCWERPEDMDTPRDVYAVSASAPGSDVAGETAAALAAASVVFRAADRAYSRRLVAAARDVMAFSWQHQGKYSDHVGGGVGNYYPSHSGYKDELLWGCAWLLWATKNSSYLNDLISLGANDDVDVFSWDNKLAGARVLLSRRALLDGDKRLEPFTRQAEEFICHILPNSSSPSSTTAYTPGGLMHRRGNVNMQYVASASFLLTTYAKYMAASRRRAFSCQNSHPVTHRALRALAKRQVDYVLGDNPLGMSYMVGYGARYPQRIHHRASSMPSVAAHPARIGCQEGYRSYLNAAGPNPNVHTGAVVGGPDENDAFPDDRADYARSEPVTYTNAPLVGCLAYFAGRYKN; encoded by the exons ATGTCCGACGGCTCGGCCGCAAAC GTTGACCTCACCGGCGGGTACTACGACGGCGGCAACAACGTCAAGTTCAATTTCCCCATGGCGTTCACCGCGACCATGCTGTCTTGGAGCATCATCGAGTACGGCGGGCGGATGGACGGGCGCGTCCACGACGCGCGCGCCGCGGTACGGTGGGCGACGGACTACCTcctgaaggcggcgaggacgacCCCGGGCAAGCTCTACGTCGGAGTGGGCGATGCCGACGCCGACCACCGGTGCTGGGAGCGGCCGGAGGACATGGACACGCCGCGGGACGTGTACGCGGTGTCGGCGTCCGCCCCGGGGTCGGACGTCGCAGGGGAGACCGCGGCCGCGCTCGCCGCGGCCAGCGTGGTGTTCAGGGCCGCCGACCGTGCCTACTCCAGGAGGCTGGTCGCGGCGGCGAGGGACGTGATGGCGTTCTCCTGGCAGCACCAGGGGAAGTACAGCGACCAcgtcggcggcggcgtgggcaactACTACCCATCCCACTCCGGCTACAAG GACGAGCTCCTGTGGGGATGTGCATGGCTGCTGTGGGCGACGAAGAACAGCTCCTACCTCAACGATCTCATCTCCCTGGGCGCCAACGACGACGTCGACGTGTTCAGCTGGGACAACAAGCTCGCCGGGGCGCGCGTGCTTCTGTCACGG AGGGCTCTGCTGGACGGGGACAAGAGGCTGGAGCCGTTCACGCGCCAAGCGGAGGAGTTCATCTGCCACATCCTGCCCAACTCCAGCTCCCCGTCGTCAACGACGGCGTACACGCCCGGCGGGCTCATGCACCGGCGGGGCAACGTGAACATGCAGTACGTCGCCTCGGCCAGCTTCCTGCTCACCACCTACGCCAAGTACAtggccgcctcccgccgccgcgcctTCTCCTGCCAGAACAGCCACCCCGTCACCCACAGGGCCCTCAGGGCCCTGGCCAAGCGGCAGGTGGACTACGTGCTGGGCGACAACCCGCTGGGGATGTCGTACATGGTGGGCTACGGCGCGCGCTACCCGCAGAGGATCCACCACAGGGCGTCCTCGATGCCGTCCGTGGCCGCGCACCCGGCGCGCATCGGCTGCCAGGAGGGCTACCGGAGCTACCTCAACGCCGCCGGCCCTAATCCCAACGTGCATACCGGCGCCGTCGTCGGCGGGCCGGATGAGAACGACGCGTTCCCGGACGACCGCGCCGACTACGCGCGGTCGGAGCCCGTCACCTACACCAACGCGCCCCTCGTAGGTTGCCTCGCCTACTTCGCCGGGAGATACAAGAACTGA